The proteins below come from a single Actinomycetota bacterium genomic window:
- a CDS encoding ATP-binding cassette domain-containing protein: MTSAIEAEGLVKDFGKVRALDGIDMVAREGSVFGLLGPNGAGKTTAIRVLSTLLQPTAGRASVGGYDVVRQPREVRRLIGLTGQYAAVDELLSGQENLYMIGRLLGLSTRDARARGKELLDAFDLSDAAGKYVKQYSGGMRRRLDLAASLVGRPHFLYLDEPTTGLDPRSRLELWGMIRTLVAQGTTVLLTTQYLEEADRLADEIVVIDKGRVIAAGTPAQLKMRIAGQVLEARPVDPADLAAVEKILSSFAVGDEAAYNDGQLVTVSIAERSALGQAVRRLDEEGIVVEDLSLRRPSLDEVFLAITGHLAEDERDPRDDDHERSTT; encoded by the coding sequence GTGACATCAGCCATCGAAGCCGAAGGTCTGGTCAAGGACTTCGGAAAGGTTCGCGCACTCGACGGGATCGACATGGTCGCCCGCGAGGGAAGCGTGTTCGGTCTGCTCGGTCCGAACGGAGCCGGCAAGACCACCGCGATCAGGGTGCTGTCGACGCTGCTCCAACCGACGGCCGGACGGGCCTCGGTCGGCGGTTACGACGTGGTGCGTCAACCGCGCGAGGTGCGGAGGCTGATCGGGCTCACCGGTCAGTACGCGGCGGTCGATGAGCTGCTGTCCGGCCAAGAGAACCTGTACATGATCGGGCGGCTGCTCGGACTGTCGACGCGAGACGCTCGAGCGCGCGGGAAGGAGCTGCTCGATGCGTTCGATCTGTCCGACGCGGCCGGCAAGTACGTGAAGCAGTACTCGGGTGGCATGCGGCGTCGGCTCGACCTGGCGGCAAGCCTCGTCGGGCGTCCCCATTTCCTGTACCTGGACGAGCCGACGACGGGACTCGATCCGCGGAGCCGGCTGGAGCTGTGGGGGATGATCCGCACGCTCGTCGCCCAAGGGACGACCGTGCTCCTCACCACGCAGTACCTCGAGGAGGCGGACCGGCTCGCGGACGAGATCGTCGTCATCGACAAGGGCCGCGTGATCGCTGCCGGAACGCCGGCGCAGCTGAAGATGCGCATCGCCGGGCAGGTACTCGAAGCGCGCCCGGTCGATCCGGCCGACCTCGCCGCCGTGGAGAAGATCCTGTCGTCGTTCGCCGTGGGTGACGAAGCCGCGTACAACGACGGACAGCTGGTGACGGTGTCGATCGCGGAGCGCTCCGCGCTCGGGCAAGCCGTTCGGCGGCTCGACGAGGAGGGCATCGTCGTGGAGGACCTGTCGCTGCGACGTCCCAGCCTTGACGAGGTGTTCCTGGCCATCACCGGACACCTGGCCGAGGACGAGCGCGATCCGCGCGATGACGACCACGAAAGGAGCACGACATGA
- a CDS encoding nitroreductase family protein, which translates to METWDALRARRNVRRYADRAIEEKDLDRILEAARRAPSSMNGQPWDFVVVTDRERLQQLADIWKYASHVAYSAATVALVVPVTEPGEDRDLINYDLGQATMSIMLAAADLGIGSGHASVGDQDLARRILDLPADRECPVLVALGYPDDRPLSPISRPNRRATVDVVHKETW; encoded by the coding sequence ATGGAAACCTGGGATGCTCTTCGAGCACGCCGGAACGTGCGACGGTACGCGGACCGCGCGATCGAGGAGAAGGACCTCGACCGCATCCTCGAGGCAGCGCGCCGAGCGCCGTCGTCGATGAACGGACAGCCGTGGGACTTCGTCGTCGTCACCGACCGCGAGCGGCTGCAGCAACTTGCCGACATCTGGAAGTACGCATCGCACGTCGCTTACTCGGCGGCGACCGTGGCGCTCGTCGTGCCGGTGACCGAGCCGGGCGAGGACCGCGACCTCATCAACTACGACCTCGGCCAGGCGACGATGTCGATCATGCTCGCCGCGGCTGATCTGGGGATCGGGAGCGGCCACGCGTCCGTCGGCGATCAGGACCTGGCCCGGCGGATCCTCGACCTTCCGGCCGATCGGGAGTGCCCGGTGCTCGTGGCGCTGGGCTACCCGGACGACCGGCCGCTCAGCCCGATCTCTCGGCCGAACCGGCGCGCCACCGTTGACGTCGTGCACAAGGAGACGTGGTAG
- a CDS encoding helix-turn-helix domain-containing protein, with protein sequence MTGGQFVLQARRRAGLTQRQLATRAGLSQPQIARIEVGATAPSFERVVDLVRACDLDLVASITPADDSDWHGALANLALDVDARVRQHQAALRFARAGRAALERARAGA encoded by the coding sequence GTGACGGGTGGACAGTTCGTGCTGCAGGCGAGGAGGAGGGCAGGGCTGACGCAGCGTCAGCTGGCGACCAGGGCCGGCCTGAGCCAGCCGCAGATCGCGAGAATCGAGGTCGGGGCCACGGCGCCGTCGTTCGAGCGGGTCGTCGACCTCGTTCGAGCGTGCGATCTGGACCTCGTCGCCTCGATCACGCCAGCGGACGACTCCGACTGGCATGGAGCGCTCGCAAACCTTGCGCTCGACGTTGACGCCCGCGTCCGCCAGCACCAAGCAGCGCTCCGGTTCGCGCGGGCAGGTCGTGCTGCGCTGGAGCGGGCCCGTGCCGGAGCCTGA
- a CDS encoding YciI family protein, which produces MIMMFGDQNNMVETKTPEWIRNMIAFMKDLNRELEESGELVDSQGLVDPSQATTVRFQEGAPIPTDGPFAEAKESLAGYFIVDATDERAMEIASRIVATIEEPIEVRRVADAPPEDYTS; this is translated from the coding sequence ATGATCATGATGTTCGGCGACCAGAACAACATGGTGGAGACGAAGACCCCTGAGTGGATCCGCAACATGATCGCGTTCATGAAGGACCTCAACCGCGAGCTCGAGGAGTCCGGGGAGCTCGTGGACAGCCAGGGGCTCGTCGACCCGAGCCAGGCGACGACGGTCAGGTTCCAGGAAGGTGCTCCGATCCCGACCGACGGGCCGTTCGCCGAGGCGAAGGAGTCGCTCGCGGGCTACTTCATCGTCGACGCGACCGACGAGCGGGCGATGGAGATCGCCTCGCGGATCGTCGCCACCATCGAGGAGCCGATCGAGGTGCGTCGGGTCGCCGACGCACCCCCAGAGGACTACACGAGCTGA
- a CDS encoding sigma-70 family RNA polymerase sigma factor → MNGFEDLLRDLAPQVLGALVRRYGQFDAAEDAVQEALVAAAQRWPTNGVPDDPRAWLSTVASRRLVDEWRSESARRRREQNVATLELPVALSDAPAEDETLTLLFMCCHPSLSAPSQLALTLRAVGGLTTAEIANAFLVPEATMARRISRAKQSIRDAGLRFDLPPESERAERLRVVMQVLYLIFNEGYTTSGGPELQRGDLTAEAIRLTRMLHRLVPGEAEVSGLLALMSLTDARRDARTDQDGMIVPLAEQRRDRWDRTQIDEGVALLSRTLGTAPLGPYQVQAAIAAVHDEAAAAEETNWPQILALYEVLERVSPGPIVTLNRAVALAMVHGPRAGLALLGTLDSDDRMAHTHRLEAVRAHLLEIAGDVAAARESYLGAARMTASVPEQRYLALRAARLS, encoded by the coding sequence ATGAACGGCTTCGAGGACCTGCTGCGTGATCTCGCGCCGCAGGTCCTCGGCGCGTTGGTACGCCGGTACGGTCAGTTCGACGCGGCCGAGGACGCCGTGCAGGAAGCACTCGTCGCGGCGGCGCAGCGCTGGCCGACGAACGGCGTTCCCGATGACCCGCGAGCGTGGCTCTCCACCGTCGCCTCTCGGCGTTTGGTCGACGAGTGGCGGAGCGAGAGCGCGCGACGGCGTCGCGAGCAGAACGTCGCGACGCTCGAGCTTCCCGTGGCCCTATCCGACGCCCCCGCCGAGGACGAGACGCTCACGTTGCTGTTCATGTGCTGCCACCCATCGCTCTCCGCGCCGTCACAGCTCGCGCTGACGTTGCGCGCGGTCGGCGGGCTCACCACCGCCGAGATCGCAAACGCGTTCCTCGTCCCCGAGGCGACGATGGCGCGGCGGATCAGCCGCGCGAAGCAGAGCATCAGGGACGCGGGCTTGCGGTTCGACCTTCCGCCGGAGAGCGAACGGGCCGAGCGGCTCCGCGTGGTCATGCAGGTGCTCTACCTGATCTTCAACGAGGGCTACACGACGAGCGGCGGTCCGGAGCTGCAACGCGGCGACCTCACCGCCGAAGCGATCCGGCTGACGCGGATGCTCCACCGTCTCGTTCCAGGCGAGGCCGAGGTGTCGGGGCTGCTCGCGCTCATGTCGCTCACCGACGCGAGGCGAGACGCGCGAACGGACCAGGACGGCATGATCGTGCCGCTCGCCGAGCAGCGCCGCGACCGTTGGGATCGAACGCAGATCGACGAGGGCGTGGCGCTCCTCAGCCGAACGCTCGGAACGGCGCCGCTCGGGCCGTACCAGGTTCAAGCGGCGATCGCAGCTGTGCACGACGAAGCGGCAGCGGCCGAGGAGACCAACTGGCCGCAGATCCTGGCCCTGTACGAAGTACTCGAACGCGTTTCGCCGGGGCCGATCGTCACGCTGAATCGCGCCGTCGCCCTGGCCATGGTGCACGGACCACGCGCCGGACTCGCGCTGCTGGGAACGCTCGACTCGGACGACCGCATGGCCCACACGCATCGACTCGAGGCCGTGCGAGCGCATCTGCTGGAGATCGCCGGCGACGTCGCTGCGGCGCGCGAGTCGTATCTGGGCGCAGCGAGGATGACCGCAAGCGTTCCAGAACAGCGGTACCTCGCGCTGCGCGCGGCGCGGCTTTCCTAG
- a CDS encoding ABC transporter permease — translation MSAVSVALPSTGRTSALRNTLTIARRNLLHIKATPEQLVEMTIQPLMFLALFVYVFGGAIASSSREYLQFALPGIIVQGLAFLPFTTAIALNVDFQRGVIDRFRSLPISRSAVIGGRILADSARIVWSVVIITAFATLLGFRFGGGFAGAVGAFALAIAFGITMCWPMAFIGITARTTESVNTWGFMIILPLSFASTAFVRVETMPGWLQAFVKANPLTSVIDAVRGLMLGGLPVARPVIQAVLWMAALTAVFAPLAILRYRRRV, via the coding sequence ATGAGCGCCGTTTCCGTTGCCCTCCCGTCGACCGGGCGGACGAGCGCGCTTCGCAACACGCTGACGATTGCTCGCCGCAACCTCCTGCACATCAAGGCCACGCCCGAGCAGCTCGTCGAGATGACCATCCAGCCGCTGATGTTCCTGGCGCTGTTCGTCTACGTGTTCGGCGGCGCGATCGCCAGCTCGAGTCGCGAGTACCTGCAGTTTGCGCTCCCGGGGATCATCGTCCAGGGTCTCGCCTTCCTCCCGTTCACCACGGCGATCGCTCTGAACGTGGACTTCCAGCGTGGCGTCATCGACCGGTTCCGGTCGCTCCCCATCAGCCGGTCGGCCGTCATCGGGGGGCGGATCCTCGCGGACAGTGCCCGCATCGTGTGGAGCGTCGTGATCATCACGGCGTTCGCGACGCTGCTCGGGTTCCGGTTCGGAGGCGGGTTCGCCGGCGCGGTGGGTGCATTCGCCCTGGCCATCGCGTTCGGGATCACGATGTGCTGGCCGATGGCGTTCATCGGGATCACCGCCCGGACGACCGAGTCGGTGAACACGTGGGGCTTCATGATCATCCTGCCTCTCTCGTTCGCCAGCACTGCATTCGTGCGCGTCGAGACGATGCCGGGGTGGCTCCAGGCGTTCGTGAAGGCCAACCCGCTGACGTCGGTGATCGACGCGGTACGGGGCCTCATGCTCGGCGGTCTCCCCGTGGCGCGGCCGGTGATCCAGGCGGTGTTGTGGATGGCCGCGCTCACGGCGGTGTTCGCGCCGCTGGCCATCCTCCGGTACCGCCGGCGCGTCTAG
- a CDS encoding VOC family protein, with the protein MQRINPYLWFNDQAEEAANFYVEVFNNRPGTHAASKVLNVARYGEAGPGKPGTAMTVNFELDGLEFVALNGGPQFAFTEAISFLVPCETQAEVDHLWDTFTKDGGEESQCGWLEDKYGLSWQIIPNRLMELLGDPDPGRSQRAMEAMLKMQKIHIATLERAADAA; encoded by the coding sequence ATGCAGAGGATCAACCCATACCTGTGGTTCAACGACCAGGCCGAGGAGGCCGCCAACTTCTACGTCGAGGTGTTCAACAACCGCCCCGGAACGCACGCGGCGTCGAAGGTATTGAACGTTGCACGCTACGGCGAGGCGGGACCGGGCAAGCCCGGAACCGCGATGACCGTGAACTTCGAGCTCGACGGGCTCGAGTTCGTCGCGCTGAACGGCGGGCCGCAGTTCGCGTTCACCGAGGCGATCTCCTTCCTCGTCCCGTGCGAAACGCAAGCGGAAGTCGATCACCTGTGGGACACGTTCACGAAGGACGGCGGCGAGGAGAGTCAGTGCGGATGGCTGGAGGACAAGTACGGACTCTCGTGGCAGATCATCCCGAACCGCTTGATGGAACTGCTCGGAGACCCAGACCCTGGGCGCTCGCAGCGAGCGATGGAGGCGATGCTCAAGATGCAGAAGATCCACATCGCAACGCTGGAGCGTGCCGCGGACGCCGCCTAA
- a CDS encoding YafY family protein: protein MTVYGGSRPATRLLAMLELLEARGRVSGRELADRLEVDPRTVRRYAVKLVELGIPVEAERGPYGGYRLRPGFKLPPLMLTDAEATAVVLGLVLSKRTGISIDEPANDEALAKILRVLPTELRDRVGALEGSLGLTWKPREPQPPATEVVLTLASSIRARRKVLIRYATPGREESDRTVAAYGIVFHFARWYVVGHDDRSGEIRTFRIDRIVRAEMRRERAVVPEGFDAPDHVARSIAQIPWGQEVEVVFDTTIQEARQRIPRTVGDPQETEGGVLLRIRSDDLDAAARWLAVFGWRFTVRKPAEFKVSVRKVAELLAAAAE, encoded by the coding sequence GTGACGGTGTACGGCGGCTCGCGCCCGGCCACCCGGCTGCTCGCGATGCTGGAGCTGCTCGAGGCCCGCGGACGTGTGAGCGGCCGCGAGCTCGCCGACCGGCTCGAGGTGGATCCGCGGACGGTGCGGCGCTACGCCGTGAAGCTCGTGGAGCTGGGCATCCCGGTGGAAGCCGAGCGCGGCCCATACGGTGGATACCGGCTTCGTCCGGGGTTCAAGCTCCCGCCGCTGATGCTCACCGACGCCGAGGCCACCGCCGTGGTCCTCGGGCTGGTTCTCAGCAAGCGAACGGGCATCTCGATCGACGAGCCGGCCAATGACGAAGCGCTCGCCAAGATCCTCCGCGTCCTTCCGACCGAGCTCCGCGATCGCGTCGGCGCCCTGGAGGGAAGTCTCGGACTCACCTGGAAACCGCGCGAACCACAACCGCCGGCCACGGAAGTTGTCCTGACGCTGGCGTCGTCGATCCGAGCGCGGCGGAAGGTGCTGATCCGTTACGCGACGCCGGGACGTGAGGAGTCGGACCGAACCGTCGCCGCCTACGGCATCGTCTTCCACTTCGCCCGCTGGTACGTGGTCGGCCACGACGACCGGTCGGGCGAGATCCGAACGTTCCGTATCGATCGGATCGTCCGCGCGGAGATGCGTCGGGAGCGGGCGGTGGTCCCGGAGGGATTCGACGCGCCGGACCACGTCGCGAGGTCGATCGCGCAGATCCCGTGGGGGCAGGAGGTCGAAGTGGTGTTCGACACGACGATCCAGGAGGCGAGGCAACGGATCCCGCGCACCGTCGGCGACCCTCAGGAGACCGAGGGCGGTGTGTTGTTGCGGATCCGTTCGGACGACCTCGATGCGGCCGCGCGCTGGCTTGCGGTGTTCGGCTGGCGGTTCACGGTCCGAAAGCCTGCGGAGTTCAAGGTATCGGTCCGGAAGGTCGCCGAGCTGCTCGCAGCGGCGGCGGAATAG
- a CDS encoding adenylate/guanylate cyclase domain-containing protein codes for MPSNPRCKLCKAPFSAPGALILRRYGFTPWEKNPNICGRCFRGIATQAKACPAPDDASDVRGADVEVSMLFADVRGSSKLAREMPVFEFTRLMNRFYKVSREVLVEHDAIIEKFVGDAVVGLFVPFLAGGDHARKAFEAADALLRATGHGSADAPWVPLGAGVHTGTAFVGIVGSANASDFTALGDPVNIAAHLASQAAIGEILITTEAAAAASLPGDGFERRSVLLKGHPMDALVVGPTAEVP; via the coding sequence ATGCCGTCGAATCCCCGATGCAAGCTCTGCAAGGCGCCGTTCAGCGCGCCGGGCGCGCTCATCCTTCGCCGGTACGGCTTCACCCCGTGGGAGAAGAACCCGAACATCTGCGGCCGGTGTTTCCGCGGTATCGCGACTCAGGCGAAGGCGTGTCCGGCCCCAGACGACGCGAGCGACGTCCGGGGCGCAGACGTCGAGGTGTCGATGTTGTTCGCCGACGTCCGCGGGTCGAGCAAGCTCGCGCGAGAGATGCCCGTGTTCGAGTTCACACGTCTGATGAATCGCTTCTACAAGGTGTCGCGGGAAGTGCTCGTCGAGCACGACGCGATCATCGAGAAGTTCGTGGGCGATGCGGTCGTCGGCTTGTTCGTGCCGTTCCTCGCCGGTGGTGACCACGCACGGAAGGCGTTCGAAGCCGCCGATGCGCTGCTTCGGGCGACCGGACACGGCTCGGCCGATGCGCCGTGGGTCCCGCTCGGAGCCGGCGTCCACACTGGGACGGCCTTCGTGGGGATCGTCGGCTCCGCAAACGCGAGCGACTTCACGGCGCTCGGCGACCCGGTGAACATCGCCGCACACCTGGCATCGCAGGCGGCGATCGGAGAGATCCTCATCACGACGGAAGCGGCCGCGGCGGCATCACTTCCCGGCGATGGATTCGAGCGCCGGAGCGTTTTGCTGAAGGGTCACCCGATGGACGCGCTCGTCGTTGGTCCGACCGCCGAAGTGCCGTAG
- a CDS encoding GNAT family N-acetyltransferase: MRAPTPDDAAAIAEIINEVTTAEAGFPWTTTEETRDELTMPRDDATPLDVILVEGAGSFAGYLQVEKWDTSEFQLTAFVRPRFWGQGMSAWLIQRGEIDVFARAGGPGSGVVTWVARFAGNEPAARLFRALGYMYERTFWKMRIELSAAFGSSTTPDGIQIRTFERAADERRVYDAIAEAFADHWGSWSETFDHFQRSRIDGEGARFDATLWFVAVGGDEIVGAACCSASTPRAEDTGEVNLLGVRRPWRRRGIGLALLRAAFAEIRRRGIARCELGVDAENPTGATRLYERAGMHVAYSWDLWKKGS; the protein is encoded by the coding sequence GTGCGCGCTCCCACACCGGACGACGCGGCGGCCATCGCCGAGATCATCAACGAGGTCACGACAGCCGAAGCGGGATTCCCCTGGACCACGACGGAGGAGACGCGCGACGAGCTGACAATGCCGCGCGACGATGCAACGCCGCTGGATGTGATCCTCGTCGAGGGTGCCGGTTCGTTCGCCGGCTACCTGCAAGTAGAGAAGTGGGACACGAGCGAGTTCCAACTCACCGCTTTCGTGCGACCTCGTTTCTGGGGGCAGGGCATGAGCGCGTGGCTCATCCAGCGCGGCGAGATAGATGTCTTCGCGCGAGCAGGCGGGCCAGGGTCGGGCGTCGTTACGTGGGTCGCGCGCTTCGCCGGCAATGAGCCCGCCGCGCGACTCTTTCGGGCGCTCGGCTACATGTACGAGCGAACGTTCTGGAAGATGCGCATCGAGCTTTCCGCTGCCTTCGGGAGCAGCACGACGCCCGACGGGATCCAGATCCGAACGTTCGAGCGCGCCGCGGATGAACGCCGCGTTTACGACGCGATCGCGGAGGCCTTCGCCGATCACTGGGGTTCGTGGTCGGAGACGTTCGACCATTTCCAACGGTCTCGCATCGACGGGGAAGGCGCCCGGTTCGACGCCACGCTGTGGTTCGTCGCCGTCGGCGGTGACGAAATAGTCGGTGCCGCATGCTGCTCAGCGTCTACGCCGCGAGCGGAAGACACGGGGGAGGTGAACCTCCTCGGTGTGCGGAGGCCGTGGCGCCGACGAGGCATCGGCCTCGCGCTCCTCCGAGCTGCCTTCGCCGAGATTCGGCGACGCGGCATCGCGCGATGCGAGCTTGGCGTCGACGCCGAGAACCCAACCGGTGCGACGCGCTTGTACGAACGCGCAGGGATGCACGTGGCGTACAGCTGGGACCTATGGAAGAAGGGCTCGTGA
- a CDS encoding winged helix DNA-binding domain-containing protein, with translation MLGPRALNRALLDRQMLLRRRRIRSLDAVERLVALQAQVPRDPYVALWTRVDGFRAETLSDAMADRRAVRMTLLRGTLHTVTARDALALRSLIQPAIEKVVFGSSPLRTLLRAGMDLDEGVGFMNTLLQESPKTRAELVQAIAERWPDVDSDSLGYAMYVIPTVQTTPRGLWNRSGASRFTTVEAWLGRPVDERSDLDALIRRYLAAFGPATVADAQYWSGLTRLGVAFEQMRSSLRTFVDENGRELFDLPSARRPNVDTPAPVRFLPEYDNVVIGHKDRTRIVGPGTARWTEVGWGIVLVGGLTSARWILERERDAATLRIEPFRRLTRGERAEVADEGDRLAGFLTDGQRTHDVRIAAPA, from the coding sequence GTGCTCGGCCCGCGCGCGCTGAACCGCGCGCTGCTCGACCGGCAGATGCTGTTGCGCCGCCGTCGGATCCGGTCGCTCGACGCCGTCGAACGTCTCGTTGCGTTGCAGGCGCAGGTTCCTCGAGACCCCTACGTCGCGTTGTGGACGCGCGTCGACGGCTTCCGCGCCGAAACCCTGTCGGACGCAATGGCGGATCGTCGCGCCGTGCGGATGACGCTGCTCCGGGGGACGCTGCACACCGTCACCGCGCGAGATGCGCTGGCGCTTCGATCGCTCATCCAGCCGGCGATCGAGAAGGTCGTCTTCGGCTCGAGCCCACTGAGAACGCTCCTCCGGGCAGGGATGGATCTCGACGAGGGCGTCGGGTTCATGAACACGCTGCTCCAGGAGTCACCGAAGACGCGGGCCGAGCTCGTGCAAGCGATCGCGGAGCGGTGGCCGGACGTCGACTCAGATTCGCTCGGCTACGCGATGTACGTCATCCCCACGGTTCAGACGACACCGCGGGGACTGTGGAACCGGAGCGGCGCATCGAGGTTCACGACGGTCGAGGCCTGGTTGGGTCGTCCGGTCGACGAGCGCAGCGACCTCGACGCGTTGATCCGGCGGTATCTGGCGGCATTCGGGCCCGCCACCGTGGCGGATGCGCAGTACTGGTCCGGATTGACCCGACTCGGCGTCGCGTTCGAGCAGATGCGGTCGTCGCTTCGGACCTTCGTCGACGAGAACGGCCGTGAGCTGTTCGACCTTCCGAGCGCTCGGCGACCGAACGTCGACACACCGGCTCCCGTGCGGTTCCTCCCCGAATACGACAACGTGGTGATCGGCCACAAGGACCGGACCCGGATCGTCGGGCCGGGAACCGCCCGCTGGACGGAGGTCGGATGGGGCATCGTCCTCGTCGGCGGGCTCACCTCAGCGCGATGGATCCTCGAGCGGGAACGCGATGCGGCGACGCTTCGCATCGAGCCGTTCCGCCGGCTCACACGCGGTGAACGCGCCGAGGTCGCGGACGAGGGCGACCGGCTCGCGGGGTTCCTCACCGACGGCCAGCGGACGCATGACGTTCGCATCGCTGCGCCGGCCTAG
- a CDS encoding VOC family protein gives MTLQRMDNVLLVVDDLEAAIAFFVELGMELEGEATVEGRSVDRVVGLDGVRSDIAMMRTPDGHGRLELDKFHTPTAVRAEPEDAPVNTLGIRRIMFAVDDIDDVLGRLRNHGAELIGEVVQYDDQYRLCYVRGPEGIIVALASSSAER, from the coding sequence ATGACGCTTCAGCGGATGGACAACGTCCTCCTCGTTGTCGACGACCTCGAGGCCGCGATCGCGTTCTTCGTCGAACTTGGTATGGAGCTCGAGGGCGAGGCGACCGTCGAGGGACGGTCGGTCGACCGCGTCGTCGGGCTCGACGGCGTCAGAAGCGACATAGCTATGATGCGGACCCCCGACGGTCACGGGCGGCTCGAGCTTGACAAGTTCCACACGCCGACGGCGGTCAGGGCCGAGCCAGAAGACGCGCCGGTGAACACGCTGGGCATCCGTCGCATCATGTTCGCCGTCGACGACATCGATGACGTCCTCGGCCGCCTGCGCAACCACGGCGCCGAGCTCATTGGCGAGGTGGTGCAGTACGACGACCAATATCGGCTCTGTTACGTCCGCGGCCCCGAGGGGATCATCGTCGCACTGGCCAGCAGCTCAGCTGAACGCTGA